One region of Flavobacterium sp. GSB-24 genomic DNA includes:
- a CDS encoding CHAP domain-containing protein → MTLAQKTLEIATAQIGVEEMPRNSNAGPEVEIYLRSVGLGKGYAWCMAFIYWCAQKASLQINEKNPLKKTGGVLDQYNSRPLLIKKTPQPGDVFIMDFNNGNGHAGFVEKIAGNTVYTIEGNTNDSGGREGYKVARRKRDIKSIKGFLRI, encoded by the coding sequence ATGACACTTGCCCAAAAAACTTTAGAAATCGCCACCGCTCAAATTGGTGTCGAAGAAATGCCAAGAAACAGTAACGCAGGCCCCGAAGTCGAAATTTATTTAAGAAGCGTCGGACTTGGTAAAGGATATGCCTGGTGCATGGCTTTTATCTACTGGTGCGCACAGAAAGCTTCTCTTCAGATTAACGAAAAAAATCCTTTAAAGAAAACGGGAGGTGTTTTAGACCAATACAATTCGAGACCTCTTTTGATAAAAAAGACACCTCAGCCCGGAGACGTATTTATCATGGATTTTAATAATGGTAATGGTCACGCCGGATTTGTCGAAAAGATTGCTGGTAACACTGTTTACACCATTGAAGGAAACACCAACGATTCTGGCGGAAGAGAAGGTTATAAAGTAGCCAGAAGAAAACGCGATATAAAAAGCATTAAAGGCTTTTTACGAATCTAA
- a CDS encoding methyl-accepting chemotaxis protein, whose amino-acid sequence MEQFLYPSLTAFFAAFITWFFSMRKSLAQDRAAELDNAVSAVKYYRDLLDDITARLTAATETIKKMEIQHKELMLINQQLVDELQKFKQLNGKTS is encoded by the coding sequence ATGGAACAGTTTCTATACCCCTCGCTAACGGCTTTTTTTGCCGCTTTTATTACCTGGTTTTTCTCTATGCGAAAATCACTGGCACAAGATCGTGCCGCCGAACTCGACAACGCCGTAAGCGCCGTAAAATATTACCGTGATCTTCTCGACGACATTACTGCGAGACTTACAGCCGCAACAGAAACCATTAAAAAAATGGAAATACAGCACAAAGAACTAATGCTCATAAACCAGCAACTGGTTGACGAATTACAAAAATTTAAACAGCTTAACGGAAAAACATCATGA
- a CDS encoding DUF3164 family protein — protein sequence MNTPSTNTISQTMDLTQFSAQELKEALNRIENKKNEERDAYKKLVAETIPKALSRLQETSEMMQNAKTETFRLFETILDLKNQVYGFKEKQMSHTFSNDKEEITIGYRINEGWDDTVTIGIEKVQNYISSLSTSKETASLVKIVFNLLKKDAKGNLKGSRVLELQKLTKEFNNEEFTDGVEIIASSFKPVRSSWFIEASRIDENGVRTNIPLSMSSVDFLQGYAFDFFNQQNNQNHAA from the coding sequence ATGAACACTCCTTCTACAAACACTATCAGCCAGACTATGGACTTAACTCAATTTTCAGCACAAGAACTAAAAGAAGCCTTAAATAGAATCGAAAATAAAAAAAATGAAGAGAGAGATGCTTATAAAAAACTGGTTGCCGAAACGATTCCAAAAGCACTTTCCAGATTACAGGAAACTTCTGAAATGATGCAAAATGCTAAAACTGAAACTTTCAGGCTGTTTGAAACTATTTTGGATTTAAAGAATCAGGTTTATGGTTTTAAAGAAAAACAAATGTCTCATACCTTCTCAAATGATAAAGAAGAAATTACGATTGGGTATCGCATTAACGAAGGCTGGGATGATACTGTAACTATTGGAATTGAAAAAGTACAGAATTACATTTCATCGCTTTCTACTAGCAAAGAAACAGCATCATTAGTAAAAATTGTTTTTAACCTCTTAAAAAAGGATGCTAAAGGAAATCTAAAAGGTTCACGAGTTCTGGAACTTCAGAAACTAACAAAAGAATTTAATAATGAAGAATTTACAGATGGTGTTGAAATTATCGCTTCGTCTTTTAAGCCTGTTCGTTCAAGCTGGTTTATTGAGGCAAGCCGAATTGACGAAAATGGCGTAAGAACGAATATTCCGCTATCGATGTCTTCTGTAGATTTTTTACAAGGCTATGCTTTTGATTTCTTTAACCAGCAAAACAACCAGAACCATGCAGCTTAA
- a CDS encoding S24 family peptidase, protein MGSTERMREYLDYKGISKYKFCNDLGFSNKFLDNSSNMGTDKACKILHYYPEINSEWLLTGNGPMIKEENTSVMIMNNDRKTVDPTHVSQEIPLYDLEAVAGLRELFSSGEPQRILDTIKIPNLPKCDGAISVTGDSMYPLLKSGDIILYKETEFENIFFGEMYLLSVKLNDWEEYITVKYVQKSEQGSDFVKLVSQNSHHQPKDIHISKISALALIKASIRINTMM, encoded by the coding sequence ATGGGTTCAACGGAAAGAATGAGAGAGTATCTTGATTATAAAGGGATTAGTAAGTATAAATTTTGTAATGATTTAGGGTTTTCCAATAAGTTTTTGGATAATAGCAGTAATATGGGAACTGACAAAGCGTGTAAAATATTACACTACTATCCAGAGATTAATTCTGAGTGGCTTTTAACAGGGAATGGGCCAATGATTAAGGAAGAAAATACAAGTGTAATGATTATGAATAATGATAGAAAAACAGTTGATCCCACGCATGTTAGTCAGGAGATACCATTATATGATTTGGAAGCAGTAGCGGGTTTAAGGGAATTGTTTAGCAGTGGTGAACCGCAAAGAATTCTGGATACCATAAAAATTCCGAATCTTCCAAAATGTGACGGAGCAATTTCTGTAACTGGAGATAGTATGTATCCTTTATTGAAGTCTGGTGATATTATTTTGTATAAAGAAACTGAATTTGAAAATATCTTTTTTGGAGAAATGTATCTTTTAAGTGTAAAGCTGAATGATTGGGAAGAATATATTACTGTAAAATATGTTCAAAAATCAGAACAAGGATCTGATTTTGTAAAATTGGTAAGTCAGAATTCTCATCACCAGCCAAAAGATATTCATATTTCTAAAATCTCTGCATTGGCACTTATAAAAGCAAGTATTAGGATTAATACCATGATGTAA
- a CDS encoding LacI family DNA-binding transcriptional regulator, whose protein sequence is MKKITIRDIAKQAEVSISTVSFVINGKGEKMAISPTVIKKVQDVAQKLHYKPSMIASSLRTGKTRSIGLIVEDISNQFFADLARVIEDEAKNIDYRVFYCSTGDDNNRSEELIESLLQANVEGFIITPTRNLEKTISHLLKLQKPVVLIDRYFANQKVSHVVMDNYEGSYSAAKFLMNKGRKNIAVVNNKSGMIQMKLREKGYVEALKEEGIYNENYTLHLDYHASEQSRIEAIIDFFNKNKEIDAVLFLANYLGLAGLQAFRVLKYKIPEDISVISFDDHDSFKLHTPTITVIAQPIEDIAVKSIQLLMNQMTNFDDFKIEKVLEKGTLIVRESV, encoded by the coding sequence ATGAAAAAGATTACAATTAGAGATATTGCGAAACAGGCAGAAGTTTCGATTTCTACTGTGTCTTTTGTTATCAACGGCAAAGGCGAAAAAATGGCTATCAGCCCAACTGTAATCAAAAAAGTTCAGGATGTGGCGCAAAAACTGCACTATAAACCAAGCATGATCGCCAGCAGTTTGCGAACAGGAAAAACAAGATCAATCGGACTTATTGTTGAAGATATATCGAACCAGTTTTTTGCAGATCTGGCAAGAGTTATTGAAGACGAAGCCAAAAATATTGATTACAGGGTTTTTTACTGCAGTACAGGAGATGATAATAATCGTTCGGAAGAATTGATAGAAAGTCTTTTGCAAGCCAATGTAGAAGGGTTTATTATTACTCCAACCCGAAATTTAGAGAAAACAATCAGTCATCTTTTAAAATTACAAAAACCAGTTGTACTAATCGATAGGTATTTTGCCAATCAAAAAGTAAGTCATGTTGTAATGGATAACTACGAAGGATCTTACTCGGCTGCTAAATTCTTGATGAACAAGGGACGCAAAAATATAGCTGTCGTTAATAATAAATCTGGTATGATCCAGATGAAGCTGAGAGAAAAGGGATATGTTGAAGCGTTAAAAGAAGAAGGTATTTACAACGAGAATTATACGCTGCATCTAGATTACCATGCTAGTGAACAAAGCAGAATTGAAGCAATCATAGACTTTTTTAATAAAAATAAAGAGATAGATGCAGTTCTGTTTTTAGCAAATTACCTCGGACTAGCAGGACTTCAGGCTTTTAGGGTTTTAAAATACAAAATTCCAGAAGACATTTCGGTTATCAGTTTCGATGATCACGACAGTTTCAAACTTCATACACCAACAATAACTGTTATTGCGCAGCCAATAGAGGATATAGCAGTAAAATCAATTCAGCTCTTAATGAATCAGATGACAAACTTTGATGATTTCAAAATAGAAAAGGTTCTCGAGAAAGGAACTTTGATCGTAAGAGAATCGGTTTAA
- a CDS encoding SusC/RagA family TonB-linked outer membrane protein → MRRILAVLGVILLSSLSAAAQNRLITGIVTDAENKGIVAASIEVQGKPFSAVTDAEGRFKMNVPEGKVTLNVSSMGFQSKQVVLQENESRVSVVLIENTQELKDVVVTSFGVKKQKKSLGYAVGELKGEDLTKNKEINLGNALQGKIAGVNVSAPVTGPSGSSRVVIRGATSASGLNQPLYVVDGIPIDNTQQGNAGMWGGADKGDGMSSFNPDDIASMSVLKGSAASALYGYRGSNGVILITTKKGKNGSGIGVDFSTNSTFNTPASLLKWQDQYGAGAPNASGVPTRFTNLQELRDSYYFAWGDKYDGTPSLSLDGKTRPYQAYGKDNVENFYRTGYSFSNTLAISGGNESTNFRLSFGNTKDESILPETTFGRNNVALSLNSAPNKKISIESNAQYISEKSHNRPYLNDSPRNPSFPTTFMTPGTDIRWISNPYDANGGEEDFLGANVYHTNPYFATKSPLNDDLRKRFIGSAKVNYNITDKIYAKAVIGIDDINYEYTEIEPTGINYNPGGSIENRIETRSEVNASGFLGYKGDIAKDLSLDAFIGANRQHNRYSGIKMKGNNFIVPFKYFYGNTQPDKTEKLFSESEVNSLFYSADIGYKDFLFLSLTGREDWFSTLDPANNSTFYPSVSSSFIYSEVIGLPEWISYGKIRAGWGNVGGALPDAYALALTYTTPDGQTDSLGQPILGVNGETIPNRTLKPYNVSTIEFGFENTFFNNRVSTDLTFYSKKTTNDITDADVSQASGYRTTKINVGEILNKGVEFAINVKAVKTENFSWNVGYNFAYNDSEVLNLSDKITTKTLEGNRDGRANVVLEKGQPFGVIKAYDYLRDTNGNIVLDTNGKFLRGNLIIAGQGVAPTSMGLSNDFSYKNFTLSVFVDAKFGGEIYSATNQLGTRYGLSEITLPGRETGVAVSGTDVNGNPVNTTVSAYDYWRSYSDVTSNFVYDADFVKLRAISFAYNFPKEYLKRTPFQSVSLAFSAHNLWTIYDKVPNIDPESNYSNSNAQGMERASMPLTRNYGFALNVKF, encoded by the coding sequence ATGAGACGAATATTAGCAGTGTTAGGAGTGATATTGCTTAGCAGTTTAAGTGCTGCCGCGCAAAATCGATTAATAACCGGCATAGTTACAGATGCAGAAAACAAGGGAATTGTTGCTGCGTCAATCGAAGTTCAAGGAAAACCATTTAGTGCTGTTACAGATGCCGAAGGGCGTTTTAAAATGAATGTTCCTGAAGGGAAAGTTACTCTTAATGTATCCTCGATGGGATTTCAGTCAAAACAGGTGGTACTTCAGGAAAACGAAAGCAGAGTTTCTGTTGTATTAATTGAAAACACACAGGAATTAAAAGATGTTGTAGTAACTTCATTCGGAGTTAAAAAACAAAAGAAAAGTCTAGGTTACGCCGTAGGAGAATTAAAAGGCGAGGACCTGACAAAAAATAAGGAAATTAACTTAGGAAATGCACTTCAAGGTAAAATTGCCGGAGTAAACGTTTCTGCACCAGTTACAGGACCTTCTGGTTCGAGCCGTGTTGTAATTCGTGGAGCAACTTCTGCGTCTGGACTTAACCAGCCTTTATATGTTGTAGATGGAATTCCGATTGACAATACTCAGCAGGGAAATGCTGGAATGTGGGGTGGTGCTGATAAAGGTGATGGTATGTCTTCTTTCAATCCAGATGATATTGCTTCGATGTCTGTATTAAAAGGTAGTGCTGCTTCTGCGCTTTATGGGTACAGAGGATCAAATGGTGTTATCTTAATTACAACTAAAAAAGGTAAAAACGGATCAGGAATTGGTGTAGACTTCAGTACAAATTCTACTTTCAATACACCTGCTAGCCTTTTAAAATGGCAAGATCAATATGGTGCCGGAGCTCCAAATGCAAGCGGTGTTCCAACTAGATTTACCAATTTACAAGAACTTAGAGATTCCTACTATTTTGCATGGGGAGATAAATATGACGGAACACCTTCATTATCTCTTGACGGTAAAACTAGACCTTATCAGGCTTACGGAAAAGATAATGTGGAGAATTTCTACAGAACAGGATATTCTTTCAGTAATACTCTAGCAATTTCTGGAGGAAATGAATCAACAAACTTTAGATTATCTTTTGGAAACACTAAAGACGAATCTATTTTGCCAGAAACTACTTTTGGTAGAAACAACGTGGCTTTGAGTTTAAATTCGGCTCCAAATAAAAAAATCAGTATAGAGAGTAATGCTCAGTATATTTCGGAGAAAAGTCATAATCGTCCATATTTAAATGACTCACCAAGAAACCCATCTTTCCCAACGACTTTCATGACTCCAGGAACAGATATCAGATGGATAAGCAATCCTTATGATGCAAACGGTGGTGAAGAAGACTTTTTAGGAGCCAATGTATATCATACAAACCCATATTTTGCTACGAAATCTCCTTTAAATGACGATCTTAGAAAGCGTTTTATTGGTTCTGCAAAAGTAAATTATAACATTACAGATAAAATTTATGCTAAAGCTGTTATTGGTATTGATGATATCAATTATGAATATACTGAAATTGAGCCTACTGGAATAAATTACAACCCAGGAGGATCTATTGAAAACAGAATTGAAACGCGTTCTGAAGTAAATGCTTCTGGTTTTTTAGGCTACAAAGGAGATATTGCTAAAGACCTCTCATTGGATGCCTTTATTGGTGCAAACCGTCAGCATAATAGATACAGCGGTATTAAAATGAAAGGAAATAACTTCATTGTTCCGTTCAAATATTTCTACGGAAATACACAGCCAGATAAAACTGAAAAATTATTTTCTGAAAGTGAAGTAAACTCTCTTTTCTATTCAGCAGATATTGGATACAAAGATTTCTTATTCTTAAGTTTAACAGGCCGTGAGGATTGGTTCTCCACCTTAGATCCTGCAAATAACAGCACTTTTTATCCTTCTGTAAGTTCAAGTTTTATTTATTCTGAAGTTATAGGTCTTCCTGAGTGGATTTCGTATGGTAAAATTAGAGCAGGCTGGGGTAACGTTGGAGGAGCATTACCAGATGCTTACGCTTTAGCATTGACTTATACTACGCCAGACGGACAAACAGATTCATTAGGTCAGCCAATTTTGGGTGTAAATGGAGAAACAATTCCAAATAGAACTTTAAAACCGTATAACGTAAGTACAATCGAATTTGGTTTTGAAAACACGTTTTTCAACAACAGAGTAAGTACAGACTTAACATTCTACAGCAAGAAAACAACAAATGATATTACAGATGCCGATGTTTCTCAAGCTTCAGGATATAGAACTACAAAAATTAATGTTGGAGAAATCCTAAACAAAGGGGTGGAGTTTGCTATTAATGTAAAAGCAGTTAAGACTGAAAATTTCTCTTGGAACGTAGGTTATAATTTTGCTTACAACGATAGTGAAGTTTTAAATCTCTCTGATAAAATCACAACAAAAACATTAGAAGGAAATAGAGATGGAAGAGCTAATGTAGTTTTAGAAAAAGGACAACCTTTTGGAGTTATTAAAGCGTACGATTATTTAAGAGATACAAATGGCAACATTGTATTAGATACGAATGGAAAATTCTTAAGAGGAAATTTAATCATTGCGGGACAAGGTGTTGCGCCAACATCTATGGGACTTTCAAATGATTTTTCATATAAAAATTTCACTCTTTCTGTTTTTGTTGATGCTAAATTTGGAGGAGAAATCTATTCTGCTACCAATCAGTTAGGAACACGTTACGGATTATCTGAAATTACACTTCCAGGTCGTGAAACAGGAGTTGCAGTAAGCGGAACAGATGTTAACGGAAACCCTGTAAACACCACGGTTTCGGCATACGATTACTGGAGAAGCTACAGTGATGTAACATCAAACTTTGTTTACGATGCTGACTTTGTGAAGCTTAGAGCAATTTCATTTGCTTATAATTTTCCAAAAGAATATTTAAAAAGAACGCCATTCCAGTCTGTTAGTTTAGCATTTTCAGCTCATAATTTATGGACTATTTATGACAAAGTTCCAAATATCGATCCCGAGTCAAATTACTCAAACAGTAATGCTCAAGGTATGGAGAGAGCTTCTATGCCTTTGACAAGAAACTACGGTTTTGCCCTTAATGTCAAATTCTAA
- a CDS encoding SusD/RagB family nutrient-binding outer membrane lipoprotein — translation MKNRYIKIFCVAIVSAMTLASCDKGFEEMNKNPNALTDPAVKSMFTLAEIYVDGQDFSNTRGNNLYAAQIVQQFSSLGGPGSKYTYSSEYSAALFGETYGKGLNQIFQLLSVVENTPENSNMIQACRIMKVFLFQKLTDTYGEVPYFEAGKGYNGNVFSPKYDTQEAIYNDLLKELDEAGTALDAGKPFVGNADLYYQSDVARWKKLANSLMLRVAMRLSKVNPAKAKEFVEKAYSKGVFTSNDDSLVLKHDAGPAGVKTNPITSSWVRNDLNGGESNIKFSKTFIDLLKNTNDPRLRIYAKLEATGDNNPASQQGLANDAKEFPGGDKKLFSDPNTSTVLRLDAPTLIMSYAEVQFLLAEAAVKGWNVGGSAQTYYENGVRAAMNILTIFGDKVPAVSPAEYNTYITTYPFKASGTEAEKIEQIITQKWIVLLFNGFEAFSEYRRTGYPVLVPVNDPTGETKGTIPRRLIYDQSELITNEANYKEAIQRQGLDLMTTRIWWDK, via the coding sequence ATGAAAAATAGATATATCAAAATATTTTGTGTCGCAATTGTTAGTGCTATGACATTAGCTTCATGCGATAAAGGATTCGAAGAAATGAATAAGAATCCAAACGCTTTAACAGATCCGGCGGTAAAATCAATGTTTACACTTGCTGAGATTTATGTAGACGGACAAGATTTCTCTAACACAAGAGGGAACAATTTATACGCAGCTCAAATTGTACAGCAGTTTTCTTCACTTGGAGGACCTGGTTCAAAATACACATATTCTTCAGAGTATTCAGCAGCGCTTTTTGGTGAAACTTACGGAAAAGGATTAAATCAGATTTTCCAGTTGTTATCTGTAGTCGAGAACACGCCAGAGAATTCAAATATGATTCAGGCCTGTAGAATTATGAAAGTTTTCTTGTTCCAAAAACTAACAGATACTTACGGTGAAGTTCCTTATTTTGAAGCAGGAAAAGGATACAACGGAAACGTTTTTTCTCCAAAATATGATACACAGGAAGCTATTTACAATGATCTTTTAAAAGAATTGGATGAAGCGGGAACTGCATTAGATGCTGGAAAACCTTTTGTTGGAAATGCCGATTTGTATTACCAAAGTGATGTTGCAAGATGGAAGAAATTGGCAAACTCTTTAATGTTAAGAGTAGCAATGCGTTTGTCTAAAGTAAATCCTGCAAAAGCAAAAGAATTTGTAGAAAAAGCGTATTCTAAAGGCGTTTTTACTTCAAATGATGACAGTTTGGTTCTAAAACACGATGCAGGTCCTGCTGGAGTTAAAACCAATCCAATCACCTCTTCTTGGGTGAGAAACGATTTGAACGGAGGAGAATCGAACATTAAATTCAGTAAAACATTCATCGATTTATTGAAAAATACAAACGATCCTCGTTTAAGAATTTATGCTAAACTAGAAGCAACAGGAGATAATAATCCTGCAAGTCAGCAAGGTTTGGCAAATGATGCAAAAGAATTTCCAGGAGGAGACAAAAAACTTTTCTCAGATCCAAATACTTCAACAGTATTGCGTTTAGATGCTCCAACATTGATTATGTCTTATGCTGAGGTTCAGTTTTTATTGGCTGAAGCTGCTGTAAAAGGATGGAATGTTGGCGGATCGGCTCAAACTTATTACGAAAATGGAGTGAGAGCGGCTATGAATATCTTAACCATTTTTGGAGATAAGGTACCAGCAGTTTCACCAGCAGAATACAATACTTACATTACGACATATCCTTTTAAAGCTTCAGGAACAGAAGCAGAAAAAATCGAACAGATTATCACTCAAAAATGGATTGTTTTATTGTTTAATGGTTTTGAAGCATTCTCAGAATACAGAAGAACGGGTTATCCTGTATTAGTTCCTGTTAATGATCCAACTGGAGAAACAAAAGGAACAATTCCAAGAAGATTAATTTATGATCAGTCAGAACTTATTACAAACGAGGCTAATTATAAAGAAGCAATTCAACGTCAAGGTTTAGATTTAATGACCACAAGAATCTGGTGGGATAAATAA
- a CDS encoding glycoside hydrolase family 2 protein has translation MNYQKRLHWLLCSCMAVFTSIASAQHIDLKNNWKYREEKTQKWYPAHVPGEIHTDLLKSKLIPDPFYRDNEKKLQWIERKNWEYKTTFQVTANMLKKKNTDLVFDGLDTYASVYVNNKLVLKADNMFRQWRVEVKKVLKSGNNDLRIVFQSAQNVVDSLAKKDYPFVIPDNPRAYVRKAQYHFGWDWGPKFTTCGIWKTPRLESYDKKNPEKPYVLNRKIELIQEPDSLGRSFYFKIDGKPVYMKGANYIPSDAFLSRVNKKEYEKIVLSAKEANMNMLRVWGGGIYEDDYFYDLCDKYGINVWQDFMFAGTMVPGDDAFFDNVKKEVQYQVKRLRHHPSIVLWCGNNESDEAFKNWGWMKSFKISKQDSIRLWKDYTRLFHDSIPKWVKEVDGKRPYLSSSPLHHWSKAKSVTEGDSHYWGIWWGLEDIEAVQKKTGRFVSEYGMLSLPNYASIESFTSPEDRHLYSDILKVHLKAGKGFEKLDSYLRKYFIDSSKLKKMNLEDYAYLSQCLHYYSIKNIVGIHRSKAPYNMGTLVWQLNDCWPVASWSITDYNNRQPKAAWYAIKEAYRDDIKPETDFTHPKDLLLEDPKISWEIKGNNIIVKAKKMAKYVCISMKGYNGKWSDNYFDLKAGEEKTISFEGKITKPEIKIYSLFEVLERYK, from the coding sequence ATGAACTATCAAAAAAGACTTCATTGGTTATTGTGTTCGTGTATGGCAGTTTTTACATCAATTGCCTCTGCGCAGCATATTGATCTAAAAAATAATTGGAAATACCGTGAAGAAAAAACACAAAAATGGTATCCAGCCCATGTGCCAGGAGAAATTCATACAGATTTACTAAAAAGTAAATTAATACCAGATCCGTTTTACAGAGATAACGAAAAAAAACTGCAATGGATAGAACGCAAAAACTGGGAATACAAAACCACTTTTCAGGTCACAGCAAATATGCTGAAAAAGAAAAACACAGATTTAGTTTTTGACGGATTAGATACTTATGCATCTGTTTACGTAAACAATAAGCTGGTTTTAAAAGCGGATAATATGTTTCGTCAATGGCGTGTTGAGGTAAAAAAAGTCTTGAAATCAGGAAATAACGATTTGAGAATCGTATTTCAATCGGCACAAAATGTGGTTGATTCGTTGGCTAAAAAAGATTATCCATTTGTAATTCCAGACAATCCGCGTGCTTATGTCCGTAAAGCACAATACCATTTTGGCTGGGATTGGGGACCAAAATTTACAACTTGCGGAATCTGGAAAACGCCAAGATTGGAATCTTATGACAAAAAAAATCCTGAGAAACCTTATGTTTTAAATCGAAAGATTGAATTAATACAAGAGCCAGATAGTTTGGGTAGATCTTTTTATTTTAAAATTGATGGAAAGCCAGTTTATATGAAAGGAGCCAATTATATTCCGTCTGATGCTTTTCTTTCTCGGGTAAACAAAAAAGAATACGAAAAAATAGTTTTATCTGCCAAAGAAGCCAATATGAACATGCTTCGCGTTTGGGGCGGGGGCATTTATGAAGACGATTATTTCTACGATTTATGCGATAAATACGGAATAAATGTCTGGCAGGATTTTATGTTCGCCGGTACAATGGTTCCTGGAGATGACGCCTTTTTTGATAATGTAAAAAAAGAAGTTCAGTATCAGGTAAAACGACTTCGCCATCATCCTAGCATCGTTTTATGGTGCGGTAACAACGAATCTGATGAAGCCTTTAAAAACTGGGGCTGGATGAAAAGTTTCAAAATTTCAAAACAAGATTCAATCCGTTTGTGGAAAGATTATACACGTTTATTTCATGACAGTATTCCGAAATGGGTAAAAGAAGTCGATGGTAAACGTCCTTATTTAAGTTCGTCGCCTTTACACCATTGGTCAAAAGCAAAAAGTGTAACCGAAGGAGACAGCCACTATTGGGGAATTTGGTGGGGATTGGAGGATATTGAAGCCGTTCAGAAAAAAACAGGACGTTTTGTGAGCGAATACGGAATGCTGTCTTTACCGAATTATGCTTCAATTGAAAGTTTTACTTCTCCAGAAGATCGTCATTTATATTCAGATATACTAAAAGTACATTTAAAAGCGGGCAAAGGTTTTGAGAAATTAGATTCCTATTTACGTAAATATTTTATCGATTCTTCTAAATTAAAAAAGATGAACTTGGAAGATTATGCCTATTTGAGTCAGTGTCTGCATTATTATTCAATCAAAAATATTGTTGGAATTCATCGTTCGAAAGCGCCTTACAATATGGGAACTTTAGTTTGGCAGTTAAATGACTGTTGGCCTGTAGCAAGCTGGAGTATTACTGATTATAATAACCGACAGCCAAAAGCAGCCTGGTATGCTATAAAGGAAGCGTACAGAGATGACATAAAACCAGAAACTGATTTTACACATCCGAAAGATTTACTATTAGAAGATCCAAAAATCAGCTGGGAAATAAAAGGAAATAACATAATCGTAAAAGCTAAGAAAATGGCAAAATACGTTTGCATTTCGATGAAAGGGTATAACGGAAAATGGAGCGATAATTATTTTGATTTAAAAGCAGGAGAAGAAAAAACAATTTCGTTTGAAGGGAAAATAACAAAACCAGAAATTAAAATTTATTCTTTGTTTGAGGTTTTGGAAAGATATAAATAG